A portion of the Paenibacillus sp. PvR098 genome contains these proteins:
- a CDS encoding Rieske (2Fe-2S) protein encodes MKYNAAEVGEIEIGTCKIVNIDGRSIGIYYDGENYHAIRNVCPHEQAELCKGHFSGTTLTSKPHEYIYGMEGEILVCPWHGWEFNVKTGESLVDPDRYRVKVYDVSVEEDRIVVHI; translated from the coding sequence ATGAAATACAATGCAGCCGAAGTTGGAGAAATTGAAATCGGAACATGCAAGATCGTAAACATCGATGGACGAAGCATCGGGATTTATTACGATGGTGAGAATTATCATGCCATACGCAATGTGTGCCCGCATGAACAGGCCGAACTATGTAAAGGACATTTTTCGGGAACCACTTTGACTTCGAAGCCGCATGAATACATCTATGGAATGGAAGGAGAAATTCTGGTCTGCCCTTGGCATGGATGGGAGTTCAATGTGAAAACAGGGGAGTCGCTTGTGGACCCGGACAGGTATAGGGTAAAGGTATACGATGTATCCGTTGAAGAGGACAGAATTGTGGTACACATCTAA